Proteins found in one Rhodohalobacter barkolensis genomic segment:
- a CDS encoding sensor histidine kinase, which produces MLFLNYQADKFLTLTTLLLLFLLNSTVFAQSETDSISTYSQIRSNNNGDGQPDLFGKKVITTGIANSPSGVFHEQYLQMFIQDDSSGISIFSYNIDDPIVPGDSLVVWGAVDSYNGLVEVEADSYRVYQNRSVPRPINLTDLISNPADYLGVLAKGDGVITEKGSTYNGKYVIISPDESPDSIMVYVSNFHVSFSEFNFDILSVGDEIAVQGVITEYNPEFPGQKNYKLFLRTPQDLSYIGLPAYYKNLIFWSIIGLIIIALIWYLILRYRVESKTKEIRFSLQQKELLLKEIHHRVKNSLSIVSGLLEIQSSSAENEETIRMLQNSQTRIQSIALIHDKLYKTESLSDIDLDVYIKDLVESVHRTFTELNDSVSLFFDLDPVQIDSSRVIYCGLLINELVVNSFKHAFNGNSDGKLSVTLKKNKNHTVLTVSDNGPGLPHNFNPNHEHGLGSMLINSFAENLNAEIKISEPEEGGASFSFTFPDL; this is translated from the coding sequence ATGCTTTTTCTGAATTATCAGGCTGATAAATTTTTGACTCTTACCACACTCCTACTGCTTTTCCTGCTCAACTCAACGGTCTTTGCTCAATCTGAAACTGACTCCATCAGCACCTACTCTCAGATAAGATCAAACAATAATGGAGATGGCCAACCCGATTTGTTTGGCAAAAAAGTTATTACAACCGGAATTGCTAATTCTCCCAGTGGCGTATTTCATGAGCAGTATTTGCAAATGTTCATTCAGGATGATTCTTCCGGAATTTCCATTTTCTCTTACAATATTGATGATCCAATTGTACCCGGCGATAGCCTCGTTGTTTGGGGAGCCGTCGACTCCTATAACGGTTTGGTTGAAGTGGAGGCTGACTCCTACCGTGTATATCAGAACCGATCTGTTCCAAGACCGATAAATTTAACGGATCTGATCTCCAACCCTGCAGATTATTTGGGCGTGCTTGCCAAAGGAGATGGTGTTATCACAGAGAAAGGAAGTACCTATAATGGTAAATACGTTATCATTTCGCCGGATGAAAGCCCTGACAGCATCATGGTTTATGTTTCAAACTTTCACGTCAGCTTCTCCGAGTTCAATTTTGATATTCTAAGTGTAGGAGATGAAATTGCAGTACAGGGTGTGATTACTGAGTACAATCCGGAATTTCCCGGGCAAAAAAATTACAAGCTCTTTCTTAGAACTCCTCAAGATTTATCTTACATCGGATTACCGGCATACTATAAAAATTTGATTTTTTGGAGCATAATCGGATTAATCATCATTGCATTAATCTGGTACCTGATTTTACGTTACCGTGTGGAATCCAAAACAAAAGAGATTCGATTTTCACTTCAACAGAAAGAGCTCCTGTTAAAAGAGATTCACCACAGGGTAAAAAACTCACTTTCTATTGTTTCAGGTCTGTTGGAGATCCAGTCCTCGAGTGCGGAAAATGAGGAGACCATCAGAATGCTGCAAAACAGCCAAACCCGCATTCAGTCTATTGCCCTCATTCACGACAAACTTTATAAAACAGAGTCCCTTTCCGACATCGATCTTGACGTCTATATCAAAGATCTTGTTGAGTCTGTTCACAGAACATTTACCGAACTGAATGATAGTGTATCTCTCTTTTTTGACCTCGACCCTGTTCAAATCGATTCATCCCGGGTAATCTACTGTGGCCTATTGATCAACGAGCTGGTTGTAAACTCTTTTAAACACGCTTTCAACGGCAACAGCGACGGGAAACTTAGTGTGACTTTAAAAAAGAACAAGAATCATACTGTATTGACTGTATCAGACAACGGCCCCGGCCTGCCACACAATTTCAATCCCAATCACGAACATGGACTGGGCTCTATGCTGATCAACTCATTTGCTGAAAACCTCAATGCTGAGATCAAGATTTCGGAACCCGAAGAAGGCGGCGCCTCCTTCAGCTTCACTTTTCCGGATTTATAA
- a CDS encoding M20/M25/M40 family metallo-hydrolase, whose product MIRAFTTLSLLFTFLFIHTTQAQVQSPNSPYMEGYLKWDAGNYIGAIEDFLEILNGPDADLYFDDIAKLTGEIYKVDEITEDGRSPVFSPDNTHFMWNDLTGDGPVMKIGKITESGVEHLHTVEGSDLQFSPDGRHTIFFGTEATQKLEQLQEELSEAFNARDRAAINRLRGEMQYEALLNTSLYIFDLQSGSTEKLDTGNLLVRTPAFDENGTVWFAGSDPNQPDRSDIYTLNLTDGSLNQITKDPGFYDAPMSVPGSDRVIFNSYSSSPFPSPANSERNSYDIEDGIVLFSQEQGEIQKWNGQAPILSKNGNRLAFMTIQDDETKIHSVNLNDSSLEAVEFVSSTDPIQNPALSPDGSKLAYMLREGISWDLHMVHTSDGTLERLSYDIQHELFPHFLNDEKVLGMMGESRHRRSHIYDVNTKDFYRLFHNNSIRTVSMENEWEPSPDGTKLLVIAQRGGDTIAPEQGVFLVRIGDKISKQTLIDRLQANLKSEQELLAKAEKMFEPIHNSVKDLTEQINLTRIYHYQKDLYDFGSKHISQPGNQKAIDYIYETLESFGYEPELQWFNPSGDIETANVVARLEGTEHPEVVYVLSSHFDSVQHSPGADDNTSGTAVLLEAARVLANNPQPATIIFASLTAEESGLLGAREFVRVAEEEDLWAHGVVNNDMMGWTRHHRLDNTIRFSNHGIKDVQHSGAILFTDLITYDSRYYRFTDAHAFFDAFGDVLGGIGSYPILGNPNYHQTTDQLETINHRLVQEVSRSTTATLMMLANAPSKVTGLDVLDLGGNQTDVRWNASPESDIENYIVGYTDQMGNSHEQTVSGTETSLNRADLTKPVTVVAVNSRGIQGWDPTVWEE is encoded by the coding sequence ATGATCCGAGCATTTACTACACTGTCTCTCCTTTTTACATTTCTATTTATTCATACGACTCAGGCCCAGGTTCAATCTCCAAACAGTCCTTACATGGAAGGCTATCTGAAGTGGGATGCCGGTAACTACATTGGAGCTATTGAGGATTTCCTGGAGATCCTGAACGGACCGGATGCAGATCTCTATTTCGATGACATCGCCAAGCTGACGGGTGAAATCTATAAAGTAGATGAAATCACTGAGGACGGACGAAGTCCGGTTTTCAGCCCGGATAACACCCATTTTATGTGGAACGACCTAACGGGTGACGGTCCTGTAATGAAAATTGGTAAAATCACAGAATCGGGAGTGGAACATCTTCACACTGTTGAGGGTTCTGACCTGCAATTTTCTCCTGATGGCAGGCACACCATATTTTTCGGGACGGAAGCCACTCAAAAACTGGAGCAGCTTCAGGAGGAGTTATCAGAAGCTTTTAATGCCAGGGATCGGGCCGCAATCAATCGCCTGCGCGGAGAGATGCAATACGAAGCATTGCTGAATACATCTCTGTATATTTTTGATCTTCAATCCGGTTCAACAGAAAAGCTCGACACCGGAAACCTTCTGGTTCGAACCCCAGCTTTTGATGAAAACGGCACTGTTTGGTTTGCCGGCTCTGATCCCAATCAACCGGACCGGAGTGATATTTACACTCTAAATCTGACTGATGGATCACTGAATCAAATCACAAAAGATCCCGGATTTTACGATGCGCCAATGTCTGTACCCGGAAGCGATCGTGTCATTTTCAACTCCTACTCCTCATCACCTTTTCCATCACCCGCAAATAGCGAACGAAACAGTTACGATATAGAAGACGGAATTGTCCTTTTCAGTCAGGAACAAGGTGAGATTCAAAAATGGAACGGTCAGGCTCCGATTCTTTCAAAAAACGGAAATCGATTGGCCTTTATGACTATCCAAGATGATGAAACTAAAATTCACAGCGTAAACTTAAACGACAGTTCACTCGAAGCTGTTGAGTTCGTCTCGTCAACCGATCCGATTCAGAATCCTGCGCTCTCACCGGACGGCAGTAAGCTGGCTTACATGCTAAGAGAAGGAATCAGCTGGGATCTCCACATGGTTCACACTTCCGACGGCACACTTGAGCGCCTCTCTTATGATATTCAGCATGAACTCTTTCCACACTTTTTGAACGATGAGAAAGTTTTGGGCATGATGGGTGAATCCCGCCATCGCCGATCACATATTTATGATGTGAACACAAAAGATTTTTACAGGCTGTTCCATAACAACAGCATCCGAACCGTATCGATGGAGAATGAGTGGGAACCCAGTCCCGACGGCACCAAACTGCTGGTTATTGCTCAGCGCGGTGGTGATACCATCGCTCCGGAACAGGGAGTATTCCTCGTCCGCATTGGGGATAAAATCTCTAAACAGACTCTGATCGATCGTCTTCAGGCTAACCTGAAAAGTGAACAGGAACTGCTGGCCAAGGCAGAGAAAATGTTTGAACCGATTCACAACTCGGTTAAAGATCTGACAGAGCAGATCAACCTGACGCGAATCTATCACTATCAAAAAGATCTTTATGATTTTGGATCGAAGCATATCAGTCAGCCCGGCAATCAAAAAGCGATCGACTACATTTACGAAACGCTGGAATCTTTCGGTTACGAACCGGAACTGCAGTGGTTCAATCCGTCCGGCGATATTGAAACAGCCAATGTTGTGGCGCGCCTTGAGGGAACCGAGCATCCTGAAGTGGTTTACGTTTTAAGTTCTCACTTCGACTCGGTTCAGCATAGTCCCGGCGCAGACGACAACACTTCCGGAACAGCTGTTCTGTTGGAAGCCGCCCGTGTTCTCGCAAATAACCCGCAGCCTGCAACTATTATATTTGCTTCATTAACAGCTGAGGAATCCGGCCTGCTTGGGGCCCGTGAGTTTGTTCGCGTCGCTGAAGAGGAAGATCTTTGGGCACACGGAGTGGTAAATAACGACATGATGGGTTGGACCCGCCATCACCGCCTCGACAACACCATCCGGTTTTCAAATCACGGTATCAAAGATGTGCAGCATTCCGGTGCTATTCTTTTTACAGATTTGATCACCTACGATTCGCGCTACTATCGTTTCACTGATGCGCACGCATTCTTTGATGCATTTGGTGATGTACTTGGAGGAATCGGATCCTACCCTATTCTTGGAAACCCAAATTACCATCAAACCACCGACCAGCTTGAGACGATCAATCACCGACTGGTTCAGGAGGTCTCCCGATCGACAACTGCTACGCTGATGATGTTGGCCAATGCACCATCAAAAGTAACCGGTTTGGACGTGTTGGATCTGGGAGGCAATCAAACCGATGTAAGGTGGAATGCATCTCCGGAAAGCGATATCGAGAACTATATTGTTGGATATACCGATCAGATGGGCAACTCCCATGAGCAAACTGTTAGCGGAACTGAGACTTCACTGAATCGTGCAGACCTGACCAAACCGGTAACCGTCGTAGCAGTAAATAGCCGCGGTATTCAGGGCTGGGACCCGACGGTTTGGGAGGAGTAA
- the rplM gene encoding 50S ribosomal protein L13: protein MNTISNKTYNATSATVDKKWVIIDAEDQPLGRLSSKVATILRGKHKPEFTPHADTGDNVIVINAEKVQLTGKKLTNKKYFKHTGYIGSETFTSALDLQKKDPSSLITIAVKGMLPKNKLSRQIMKNLRVYAGSVHPHTAQQPEILEI from the coding sequence GTGAATACGATCAGTAACAAAACATACAACGCAACATCAGCCACTGTAGACAAAAAGTGGGTAATTATTGATGCAGAAGATCAACCGTTAGGCCGTTTATCGTCCAAGGTTGCAACTATCCTTCGTGGAAAACACAAACCGGAATTTACACCGCATGCAGATACCGGCGACAATGTGATCGTCATCAATGCAGAGAAGGTTCAACTGACCGGTAAAAAACTGACAAACAAGAAATACTTTAAGCACACAGGCTACATCGGTTCTGAAACTTTTACTTCTGCCCTCGATTTGCAGAAGAAAGATCCGTCATCCCTGATCACTATTGCCGTGAAAGGAATGCTGCCTAAAAATAAGCTTAGCCGACAGATCATGAAGAATCTGCGGGTATATGCTGGGTCAGTTCATCCACATACTGCACAACAACCGGAAATTTTAGAGATCTAA
- the rpsI gene encoding 30S ribosomal protein S9, with amino-acid sequence MAQENYIGRRKTSTARLYIKEGSGNFIVNGKTIDEHFNTQARINIARLPIEVTELDGKYDIKVTVKGGGVTGHAGAISLALARALDDLNEGVHGVLKEHGLLTRDDRMVERKKYGQPKARKKFQFSKR; translated from the coding sequence ATGGCACAAGAAAATTACATCGGACGTCGTAAAACGTCCACAGCTCGTTTATACATCAAAGAAGGAAGTGGAAACTTTATCGTGAATGGTAAAACCATTGATGAGCACTTCAATACTCAGGCAAGAATTAACATTGCCCGTCTCCCAATCGAAGTTACTGAACTTGATGGCAAGTACGACATCAAAGTAACTGTAAAAGGCGGCGGAGTTACAGGTCATGCCGGTGCAATATCTTTAGCACTTGCACGTGCACTCGACGATCTGAATGAAGGTGTTCACGGAGTATTGAAAGAGCACGGACTTCTCACAAGAGACGACAGAATGGTAGAACGTAAAAAATACGGTCAGCCAAAAGCTCGTAAGAAATTCCAGTTCTCTAAACGATAA
- the rpsB gene encoding 30S ribosomal protein S2 — protein sequence MPKAANVEELLKSGAHFGHLTRRWNPKMKEFIFMQRNGIHIIDLKKSQKYLQEALDEVTKLARAGKTILFVGTKKQAQEIVKTEAIRCGMPFVTHRWLGGMLTNFSTVRKSISRMEEIEKMKKDGTFEELTKKEGLMLDREREKLELTLGGIANMTRIPGAIFVVDTIKEHIAINEAVKLNIPIISMVDTNSDPDIPDHIIPANDDSARTIQLVTAQIADAIIEGNAEREAIKEEELMEEAAAEAKKDTGSDEEEEKKEVKAGKTTKRRKRRRKASDSDSSDQAEESAKDQADESATDKDDDDDKKKKEKESESDKSDKE from the coding sequence ATGCCTAAAGCAGCAAACGTAGAAGAACTATTAAAATCAGGTGCGCATTTTGGTCACCTGACCCGCCGTTGGAATCCAAAGATGAAAGAATTCATCTTTATGCAGAGAAACGGCATTCACATCATCGACCTCAAGAAATCTCAAAAATATCTCCAGGAAGCACTTGATGAGGTTACCAAACTTGCCCGTGCCGGCAAAACGATTCTCTTTGTAGGTACCAAAAAGCAGGCTCAGGAGATTGTTAAAACAGAAGCTATCCGTTGTGGAATGCCTTTTGTAACTCACAGATGGCTTGGCGGTATGCTTACGAACTTTAGCACCGTTCGTAAAAGCATCTCCCGTATGGAAGAGATTGAAAAAATGAAGAAAGACGGTACGTTCGAAGAATTGACCAAGAAAGAGGGATTGATGCTCGACAGAGAGCGTGAAAAGCTTGAACTCACACTTGGCGGTATTGCGAACATGACACGTATACCCGGTGCCATTTTTGTTGTTGATACTATTAAAGAACACATCGCGATTAATGAAGCTGTGAAGCTAAATATCCCGATCATCTCTATGGTTGATACAAACAGTGACCCGGATATTCCGGATCATATCATTCCGGCAAATGACGACTCTGCACGAACCATTCAATTGGTTACAGCTCAAATCGCTGACGCTATTATTGAAGGAAATGCTGAAAGAGAAGCGATCAAAGAAGAAGAGTTGATGGAAGAAGCCGCGGCTGAAGCTAAAAAAGATACAGGCTCGGACGAAGAAGAAGAGAAGAAAGAAGTTAAAGCCGGAAAAACTACGAAGCGAAGAAAAAGACGGCGAAAGGCTTCAGACTCCGACAGCAGTGATCAAGCAGAAGAAAGTGCAAAAGATCAAGCTGATGAGAGCGCCACAGATAAAGATGATGATGATGATAAGAAGAAAAAAGAGAAAGAATCTGAGTCTGACAAATCTGACAAAGAGTAA
- the tsf gene encoding translation elongation factor Ts produces the protein MSISAKDVKKLRDVTGAGMMDCKKALSEADGDMDKAIEILRKKGQKVSEKRAERDANEGLILTRISDDHKKASAIEINCETDFVARNDDFQKQANTFLDAAFDNDIESAEDLMKVEVDGLSVEKHLEQMVGKIGEKIEIARVVLVKTEGTLVDYIHPGNQLGVLVDFDGDLSDDTVGKDVAMQIAAMNPLAATRDGVDASVVEKELEIAKEQLINEGKPEEIAEKAAKGKLRRFYEERVLHEQKFVKDNGITVKEYLEQNDAPLVKSFYRMQLGEA, from the coding sequence ATGAGCATTAGTGCAAAAGATGTAAAAAAACTTCGCGACGTTACCGGAGCGGGTATGATGGACTGTAAAAAAGCCCTAAGCGAAGCTGATGGCGATATGGATAAAGCCATTGAAATTCTCCGTAAAAAAGGACAAAAAGTTTCTGAAAAACGAGCTGAAAGAGATGCAAACGAAGGATTGATCCTGACTCGAATCAGCGACGATCATAAAAAAGCTTCCGCTATCGAAATCAACTGCGAAACCGACTTTGTTGCCCGTAACGATGATTTCCAGAAGCAAGCCAATACTTTCCTTGATGCAGCCTTCGATAATGATATTGAAAGCGCAGAAGACTTAATGAAAGTTGAGGTTGATGGCTTATCTGTTGAAAAACACCTGGAACAAATGGTTGGTAAAATCGGCGAGAAAATTGAGATCGCCCGTGTAGTTCTGGTTAAAACAGAAGGAACACTGGTTGATTACATCCATCCCGGAAACCAGCTTGGTGTACTCGTAGATTTTGACGGCGACCTATCTGACGACACCGTAGGAAAAGATGTGGCTATGCAAATTGCCGCAATGAATCCGCTTGCCGCTACACGTGATGGCGTAGACGCATCCGTTGTTGAGAAAGAGCTTGAGATTGCTAAAGAGCAGTTGATCAACGAAGGAAAGCCTGAGGAGATCGCTGAAAAAGCTGCGAAAGGAAAACTCCGACGTTTTTACGAAGAGCGCGTTCTTCACGAACAGAAATTCGTTAAAGACAACGGTATTACCGTTAAAGAGTATCTGGAGCAGAATGATGCTCCACTCGTCAAATCATTCTATCGAATGCAACTTGGCGAAGCTTAA
- the pyrH gene encoding UMP kinase, which translates to MANQYKRILLKLSGEALLGEQGHGIDADILTQYADEVKAVQEEGVEVSVVIGGGNIFRGVKGATEGMDRVQGDYMGMLATMINSMAFQDALERKGVHTRLMSAIRMEEIAEPYIRRRAIRHLEKGRVVIFGAGTGNPYFTTDTAASLRAIEIEADVILKGTRVNGIYDSDPEKNSNAVKFDTITGDEILKRRLNVMDLTAFTLCRDNETPIIVFNMNEKGNLKKVVCSEESVGTTVVWDE; encoded by the coding sequence GTGGCAAATCAATATAAAAGAATACTTCTCAAGCTAAGCGGTGAAGCACTTTTAGGAGAGCAAGGACACGGTATCGATGCAGATATCCTAACGCAATACGCAGATGAGGTAAAAGCAGTTCAGGAAGAGGGTGTTGAAGTTTCCGTTGTAATTGGCGGTGGAAATATATTCCGTGGCGTAAAAGGAGCCACCGAAGGAATGGACCGCGTGCAGGGCGATTATATGGGTATGCTTGCAACCATGATCAACAGCATGGCTTTTCAGGATGCCTTGGAAAGAAAAGGCGTACACACCCGGCTGATGAGCGCCATTCGTATGGAAGAAATTGCCGAACCCTACATCAGACGTCGGGCCATTCGTCACCTCGAAAAAGGACGTGTAGTCATCTTCGGTGCCGGCACAGGAAATCCTTACTTCACTACAGACACAGCCGCCTCGCTTCGAGCCATTGAGATCGAAGCCGACGTTATTTTAAAAGGCACCCGTGTAAATGGCATCTACGACTCCGATCCCGAAAAAAATAGTAATGCCGTTAAATTTGATACCATTACCGGGGATGAAATTCTAAAAAGAAGACTGAACGTAATGGATCTTACTGCCTTCACTCTTTGCCGCGATAATGAGACGCCCATCATCGTATTTAATATGAATGAGAAAGGGAATCTCAAAAAAGTTGTCTGCTCAGAAGAATCTGTAGGCACAACAGTTGTTTGGGATGAATAA
- the frr gene encoding ribosome recycling factor encodes MIPEEIQLIIDDAEEKMKEAAGFCKKELSHIRAGKATTSLLDGIKVNYYGSQTPLNQLASVAAPEARLLVVQPFDKSAMEDIEKAIMSSGLGLNPNNDGSIIRIPLPMLSEERRIELVKHAKEVGEKARISIRNTRRDANDEVKKTVQDESLPEDSRFEAEEEIQKLTDKFIGLVDEMLETKEKEIMTV; translated from the coding sequence ATGATACCAGAAGAAATTCAGTTAATTATCGATGACGCCGAAGAAAAAATGAAAGAAGCTGCGGGCTTTTGTAAAAAGGAGCTCTCGCATATTCGTGCCGGTAAAGCTACCACTTCACTTTTAGACGGAATTAAGGTGAACTATTACGGTTCTCAAACACCCCTTAATCAGCTGGCTTCTGTTGCAGCTCCCGAGGCACGATTGTTGGTTGTTCAGCCTTTTGACAAATCGGCCATGGAAGATATAGAGAAGGCAATTATGTCGTCCGGATTGGGCTTAAACCCAAATAATGACGGTTCGATCATTCGTATTCCTCTGCCAATGCTGTCGGAAGAGCGCAGGATAGAACTCGTAAAACATGCAAAGGAAGTTGGCGAAAAAGCACGAATCAGTATTCGAAATACTCGGCGTGACGCCAATGACGAAGTGAAGAAAACTGTGCAGGACGAATCACTTCCCGAAGACAGCAGATTCGAAGCCGAAGAAGAGATTCAAAAGCTGACAGATAAATTTATTGGTCTGGTCGATGAAATGCTCGAGACCAAAGAAAAAGAGATCATGACTGTTTAA